The Acidobacteriota bacterium genome has a segment encoding these proteins:
- a CDS encoding VWA domain-containing protein — protein MQRTPAGLILRLAPVGLLLALGLGLSSSLLGQPVQRTETRVFPLSAGELVVVENDYGSIKVRGADVTQAQVRLKRKVSREERLREVELITAKAADRLFLKSFFFDYQGESVEFDIEVPHGVRVVVWGANPQVEVEELDDYVRVQTMTGDVLASNLTGSVSLLSESGDIDLRLRRQPAKDLRLESVRGRVKVEASPDINLFAYVRAGGVLSWGEDIEMRAGKLSREIGDGAGPLLYASSLEGDVSLLPGAGGSSIPRRVPSPPVVEDRDDRDRQGYPGSGQSDQRSDDPYGGSYDPDNRRVDNRRGAPPTLGEEEEGNQPSQSDQSSGGSTPEYTVAGPDEEINGAPLFRSSVNLIHLNVAVTDRRNNRSVAHLRENDFSVYEDGRLQEIERFQNTEAPFNLLLLLDISGSTKNHIDLIRDASIDFTREIKSNDRIAVATFNDRVRLIQDFTNDRYEVANSIHRIRSNGGTHFYDALYVSVNEYLAGVEGRKAVVVFTDGVDGRLSNDPGSRVSFRQLYRSVQEVDTTIYTIFLDTRATVGGSPQSTGIGDIVGVILGGGRGRRIPGGSSGSVNAQYEEARRQLEMIADQTGGRLYQPRTIHDLSTVYSEIADDLRVQYSLAYSSSNPNQDGSWRSIRVDVSGRDLVARTRKGYYATPTSADSQGPNNRFVPQQ, from the coding sequence ATGCAAAGAACTCCTGCCGGTCTGATCCTTCGTCTTGCTCCGGTCGGGCTGCTGTTGGCGCTCGGCCTCGGGCTCTCCTCCTCCCTGCTGGGCCAGCCCGTCCAGCGCACCGAGACCCGTGTCTTCCCCCTCTCGGCAGGAGAGCTGGTGGTGGTGGAGAACGACTACGGGAGCATCAAAGTGCGCGGAGCCGACGTCACCCAAGCCCAGGTTAGGCTCAAGCGCAAGGTCAGCCGGGAAGAGCGCCTGCGCGAAGTGGAGCTGATCACCGCCAAAGCCGCAGACCGTCTCTTTCTGAAGAGCTTCTTCTTCGATTACCAAGGAGAATCGGTCGAATTCGACATCGAGGTTCCGCATGGCGTGCGGGTTGTAGTCTGGGGCGCCAATCCTCAGGTCGAGGTGGAAGAACTCGACGATTACGTGCGCGTGCAGACCATGACGGGTGACGTGCTGGCTTCCAATCTGACCGGATCGGTTTCCCTGCTCAGCGAATCGGGCGACATCGACCTGCGCTTGCGCCGCCAGCCGGCCAAGGACTTGCGTCTCGAATCGGTCAGGGGGCGGGTCAAGGTAGAAGCGTCTCCGGACATCAATCTCTTTGCCTACGTACGCGCCGGGGGCGTCCTGAGCTGGGGCGAGGACATCGAAATGCGGGCCGGCAAGCTGTCCCGCGAAATCGGGGACGGCGCCGGTCCACTGCTCTATGCGTCCAGCCTGGAAGGCGACGTCAGCCTGCTGCCCGGCGCCGGCGGATCATCCATTCCTCGGCGCGTCCCCAGCCCGCCTGTGGTGGAAGACCGGGACGACCGGGACCGGCAGGGCTATCCCGGAAGCGGCCAGTCCGATCAGCGGAGCGACGATCCCTACGGCGGATCCTACGATCCGGATAACCGCCGCGTCGACAACCGCCGCGGCGCGCCTCCCACTCTGGGCGAAGAAGAGGAAGGCAATCAGCCCAGCCAAAGCGATCAGTCCTCGGGCGGTTCCACTCCGGAGTACACGGTGGCCGGCCCCGACGAGGAAATCAACGGCGCGCCCCTCTTTCGTTCCTCGGTCAACCTCATCCACCTCAACGTGGCCGTCACCGACCGGCGCAACAACCGCAGCGTAGCCCACCTGCGGGAAAACGACTTCAGCGTCTACGAGGACGGCCGACTGCAGGAGATAGAGCGCTTTCAGAACACGGAGGCGCCTTTCAACCTCCTCCTCTTGCTCGACATCAGCGGATCGACCAAGAATCACATCGACCTCATCCGCGACGCTTCCATCGACTTCACCCGCGAGATCAAGTCCAACGACCGCATCGCAGTGGCAACCTTCAACGACCGGGTGCGGCTGATTCAAGACTTCACCAACGACCGCTACGAGGTGGCCAACTCCATTCATCGGATCCGCTCCAACGGCGGGACGCACTTCTACGACGCCCTCTATGTCAGCGTCAACGAGTACCTGGCCGGTGTGGAAGGACGAAAGGCGGTAGTGGTCTTCACCGACGGCGTCGACGGACGCCTCAGCAACGACCCCGGCTCGCGGGTCAGCTTCCGTCAGCTTTACCGCTCGGTGCAGGAGGTCGATACCACCATCTACACCATCTTCCTCGATACCCGCGCCACGGTGGGCGGCAGCCCCCAGAGCACCGGCATCGGCGACATCGTGGGCGTCATCCTGGGCGGCGGACGCGGCCGCCGGATTCCTGGAGGCTCATCGGGGAGCGTGAACGCGCAGTACGAGGAGGCTCGCCGCCAACTGGAGATGATCGCCGACCAGACTGGCGGACGCCTCTATCAGCCCCGCACCATCCACGACCTCTCCACCGTCTACTCGGAGATCGCCGACGATTTGCGCGTCCAATACTCGCTGGCCTACTCCTCCAGCAATCCCAACCAGGACGGCTCCTGGCGCTCCATCCGCGTCGACGTGAGCGGCCGCGACCTGGTGGCACGCACCCGCAAGGGCTACTACGCCACTCCCACCTCTGCCGACAGTCAGGGCCCGAACAACCGCTTCGTTCCCCAACAGTGA
- the guaA gene encoding glutamine-hydrolyzing GMP synthase: protein MQGPTAVEAKHESILILDFGSQYTQLIARRVREAKVYSEILPYTASWGEIVRRKPSGIILSGGPDSVLREDAPQPDSGIFDFQGPLLGICYGMQLMARHYGGLVQPGRRREYGRATLSIASSPDRASALLADIAAPTTVWMSHGDHIEEVPPGFAVEARSDSAIGAMSDPSRHRYALQFHPEVVHTERGRQILDNFLFRICRCGGDWTPASFVSEAVDKIRSQVGPGHAVCGLSGGIDSTVAALLVHQAIGDRLTCIFVDNGLLRKNEFQDVQDAFADHRLKVVAVDARRRFWEALHGVEDPERKRKIIGREFINVFDEEADKLGQIDFLVQGTLYPDVIESVSVRGPSAVIKSHHNVGGLPEKMRLALVEPLRELFKDEVRSVGRELGLEDAFVHRQPFPGPGLAVRILGAVTQSRIKVLQEADAIVSEEIRRSGLYEKIWQSFAVLLPVHSVGVMGDDRTYENVIALRAVHSQDGMTADWVHLPYELLARISSRIVNEVAGVNRVVYDITSKPPGTIEWE from the coding sequence GTGCAAGGGCCGACGGCGGTGGAGGCCAAGCACGAATCGATCTTGATCCTCGACTTCGGTTCCCAGTACACGCAACTGATCGCCCGTCGAGTCCGCGAGGCCAAGGTCTATTCCGAGATCCTTCCCTACACCGCTTCCTGGGGTGAAATCGTCCGCCGCAAGCCCAGCGGCATCATCCTCTCGGGCGGCCCGGATTCCGTCCTGCGAGAGGACGCCCCCCAACCCGACTCCGGCATCTTCGACTTCCAGGGCCCGCTGTTGGGGATCTGCTACGGAATGCAGCTCATGGCCCGCCACTACGGAGGCCTGGTACAACCGGGACGCCGCCGCGAGTACGGACGCGCCACTCTCAGCATCGCTTCCTCCCCAGACCGGGCCTCGGCGCTTTTGGCCGATATCGCCGCACCCACCACGGTGTGGATGTCCCACGGAGACCACATCGAGGAGGTGCCGCCCGGATTCGCCGTCGAGGCCCGCTCAGACTCGGCCATCGGCGCCATGAGCGACCCTTCCCGTCACCGCTACGCTTTGCAGTTTCATCCCGAGGTCGTCCACACCGAGCGGGGACGCCAGATCCTCGACAATTTCCTCTTCCGCATCTGCCGCTGCGGCGGCGACTGGACGCCCGCCTCTTTCGTGAGCGAGGCCGTCGACAAGATTCGCTCCCAGGTGGGTCCGGGACACGCCGTCTGCGGACTCTCGGGAGGCATCGATTCCACCGTGGCCGCCTTGCTCGTCCACCAGGCCATCGGCGACCGCCTCACTTGCATCTTTGTCGACAATGGGCTGCTGCGCAAAAACGAGTTCCAGGATGTGCAGGATGCCTTTGCCGATCACCGTCTCAAGGTGGTGGCCGTGGACGCCCGCCGGCGCTTTTGGGAGGCTCTGCACGGCGTCGAAGATCCCGAACGGAAGCGCAAGATCATCGGACGCGAGTTCATCAACGTTTTCGACGAGGAAGCCGACAAGCTGGGACAGATCGACTTCCTGGTGCAGGGGACGCTTTATCCCGACGTCATCGAGTCGGTGTCGGTGCGCGGTCCTTCGGCCGTCATCAAGAGCCACCACAACGTCGGAGGACTCCCCGAGAAGATGCGCCTGGCGCTGGTCGAGCCGCTGCGCGAACTCTTCAAGGACGAGGTCCGGTCGGTGGGACGCGAGCTGGGGCTGGAGGACGCCTTCGTCCACCGCCAGCCTTTCCCCGGTCCCGGCCTGGCGGTGCGCATCCTGGGCGCCGTCACCCAGTCGCGTATCAAGGTGCTGCAGGAAGCCGACGCCATCGTCAGCGAGGAGATCCGCCGCTCCGGACTCTACGAGAAGATCTGGCAGAGCTTCGCCGTGCTGCTGCCGGTGCACAGCGTGGGAGTGATGGGCGACGACCGCACCTACGAAAACGTCATCGCCCTGCGCGCCGTCCACAGCCAGGACGGCATGACCGCCGACTGGGTCCACCTCCCCTACGAGCTGCTGGCCCGCATCTCCTCGCGCATCGTCAACGAAGTCGCCGGCGTCAACCGCGTCGTCTACGACATCACTTCCAAGCCTCCTGGGACCATAGAATGGGAGTAG